The following coding sequences are from one Gemmatimonadota bacterium window:
- a CDS encoding DUF1854 domain-containing protein, with translation MNTITQNQLIPETIDIRQNGDSLILCANGEELHIDHIARCFPFSTPDQWISLRDRDGTELGLLPTLDGLNPQSRARVEEHLKNRYDIPKIQTILNIESNKEGGTTWDINTDAGPMRFTIRGDQNLNLNAFPEIVFTDAITRKRYKIPNYTKLDRASQKIARAYLPMSSRHYSGRRGGRSRR, from the coding sequence ATGAATACCATCACACAAAACCAACTCATCCCCGAAACCATTGACATACGTCAAAACGGCGACAGCCTGATCCTCTGTGCCAACGGAGAAGAACTGCACATCGACCACATCGCGCGCTGCTTCCCCTTTTCCACGCCCGACCAATGGATCAGCCTCCGCGACCGGGACGGAACCGAACTGGGCCTCTTGCCCACACTCGACGGATTAAACCCACAATCCCGGGCACGCGTTGAAGAACACCTCAAAAACCGCTACGACATCCCCAAAATCCAGACCATACTCAACATCGAAAGCAACAAAGAAGGCGGCACAACCTGGGACATCAACACCGACGCGGGACCTATGCGCTTCACAATCCGCGGCGATCAGAACCTCAACCTCAACGCATTTCCCGAAATCGTATTCACCGACGCCATAACGCGCAAACGCTACAAAATCCCCAACTATACCAAACTCGACCGCGCCAGTCAAAAAATCGCCCGCGCGTACCTGCCCATGAGCTCTCGCCACTACTCTGGACGACGAGGTGGCAGGAGCAGAAGGTAA
- a CDS encoding proteasome accessory factor PafA2 family protein: MRDRIFGIETEYGCLAPEHEGFVSPDTISVKVKDHIFHVDRIGIVDIHYRGRDEPPGNGGFLFNAGRVYIDMGHLEYATPECMGLWDIVAFDRAGDLILHRALHALGLAKEASFLKNNIDHYTGATFGCHENYLVRRNVPFSTVVIPALLPFLVTRQIFCGAGRVGSYDDSFYYYGHNARDVTNREDPVNFQISQRADHIVTEIYQWIQFSRAIINTRDEPLADHSKYRRLHLLVGDSNMSEYATALKVGTTAMVLNLLERKIFPGDVVELGDPVWALKEISRDPTHKWILDRQNGRSISAIDIQRVYLDLSQRHLRGLDEESDWVLDEWERTLDDLESDPMQLTDRLDWVAKKWLLDAFRESENLSWDDPWLQSLDLEYHNIDPNRGLYFDLEQQGKMKRVLTDDRVEEACGTPPADTRAKARAAMVKTLSQNRVRYIVDWDSVYLENDYHLSFRDPFDTYDEAAEAFAEEVEIASKMMGLKRGK, translated from the coding sequence ATGAGAGATCGCATTTTTGGCATAGAAACCGAGTATGGGTGTTTGGCGCCCGAGCACGAGGGTTTTGTGAGTCCCGATACCATTTCGGTGAAGGTTAAGGATCACATTTTTCACGTTGACCGTATCGGGATTGTGGATATTCACTATCGCGGACGGGATGAACCCCCGGGCAATGGGGGTTTTTTGTTTAATGCCGGGCGGGTTTATATCGATATGGGGCATCTGGAATACGCGACGCCGGAGTGTATGGGGTTGTGGGATATTGTGGCTTTTGATCGGGCTGGCGATCTCATTTTGCACCGGGCATTGCACGCGCTGGGGTTGGCTAAAGAAGCGTCGTTTTTGAAGAATAATATCGATCACTATACGGGTGCGACGTTTGGCTGTCACGAAAATTATCTGGTCAGGCGCAATGTGCCGTTTTCAACGGTTGTGATTCCCGCGCTGTTGCCGTTTTTGGTGACGCGCCAAATTTTTTGCGGTGCAGGTCGCGTGGGCAGTTATGACGACAGTTTTTATTATTATGGGCACAATGCGCGCGATGTGACCAACCGGGAGGATCCGGTGAATTTCCAGATTTCTCAGCGTGCGGATCATATTGTGACTGAGATTTATCAGTGGATTCAGTTTTCTCGCGCGATTATCAATACGCGAGATGAACCGCTGGCCGATCACAGCAAGTACCGCCGTTTGCACCTTCTGGTGGGCGATTCGAATATGTCGGAGTATGCGACGGCACTGAAGGTCGGCACGACTGCGATGGTGCTGAATCTTCTGGAGCGGAAGATTTTTCCCGGGGATGTGGTGGAGTTGGGCGATCCGGTGTGGGCACTGAAGGAGATTTCGCGCGATCCAACACATAAGTGGATTCTGGACCGGCAGAATGGGCGGTCTATTTCGGCTATTGATATACAGCGCGTTTATCTGGATTTGTCGCAGCGCCATTTGAGGGGTCTGGATGAGGAGTCGGATTGGGTGCTGGATGAGTGGGAGCGCACGCTGGATGATCTGGAGTCCGATCCGATGCAGTTGACAGATCGTCTGGACTGGGTGGCGAAGAAGTGGTTGTTGGATGCGTTTCGCGAGTCGGAGAATTTGAGCTGGGACGATCCGTGGTTGCAGAGTTTGGATCTGGAGTATCACAATATCGATCCCAATCGCGGGTTGTATTTCGATCTGGAGCAACAGGGTAAGATGAAGCGCGTGTTGACCGATGATCGCGTTGAAGAGGCTTGTGGGACGCCTCCGGCTGATACGCGGGCAAAGGCGCGGGCGGCAATGGTGAAGACGTTGTCGCAAAATCGGGTGCGGTATATTGTGGATTGGGATTCGGTGTATTTGGAAAATGATTACCATTTGAGTTTTCGCGATCCGTTTGATACGTATGACGAGGCGGCAGAGGCGTTTGCCGAGGAGGTCGAGATCGCGTCGAAGATGATGGGGTTGAAAAGGGGAAAGTGA
- a CDS encoding proteasome subunit alpha, with the protein MQSGGDFVDLLRQSGYRFPGENLGDVQAERALPFEPTDATTILAFQYADGVLVAGDRRATAGNMVLYDRADKVIDLDAFSVMAISGSPSIAFEIARILEHAFQYYRRRLLQEMSLQAKLRRLSLLIKDNLPMAMQGIGAVIPIFATYDRVDARGKIYFYDALGAQFESADFTTTGSGSPAIRGAMYYLNRWGGRRFVDMDRDAAIGHALQLLDTASEYDSATGRYERSADIFPSVKTITASGLEEIETEALRQLYVQYVDGEEAGRA; encoded by the coding sequence ATGCAATCGGGTGGGGATTTTGTCGATTTGCTGCGGCAATCGGGCTACCGGTTTCCGGGTGAGAATTTGGGCGATGTACAGGCCGAGCGCGCGTTGCCTTTTGAGCCTACGGATGCGACGACGATTTTGGCATTTCAATATGCCGATGGGGTGCTCGTTGCGGGCGATCGCCGCGCCACTGCGGGCAATATGGTGCTTTACGACCGCGCGGATAAGGTGATCGATCTGGATGCGTTTTCGGTGATGGCGATTTCGGGGTCGCCTTCTATTGCGTTTGAGATTGCGCGGATTTTAGAGCATGCGTTTCAGTATTATCGCCGCCGTTTGCTCCAGGAGATGAGTTTGCAGGCGAAGTTGCGCCGGTTGTCGCTGTTGATCAAGGATAATTTGCCGATGGCGATGCAGGGTATTGGCGCTGTGATTCCCATTTTTGCGACGTATGACCGGGTGGATGCGCGGGGTAAAATTTATTTTTACGATGCGCTGGGGGCGCAGTTCGAGAGTGCGGATTTTACGACGACGGGGTCGGGGTCGCCGGCGATTCGCGGGGCGATGTATTATTTGAATCGCTGGGGCGGTCGGCGGTTTGTGGATATGGATCGCGATGCGGCTATCGGGCACGCGCTCCAGCTTCTGGATACGGCGTCGGAATACGATTCGGCGACGGGTCGATACGAGCGGTCGGCTGATATTTTTCCGTCGGTGAAGACGATTACGGCGTCGGGTTTGGAAGAGATCGAGACCGAGGCGTTGCGACAGCTCTATGTTCAATATGTGGATGGGGAGGAGGCGGGACGCGCATGA
- a CDS encoding ubiquitin-like protein UBact has product MDKVLQFERRTKPVDPGGPGPGDDGDGGPARPKVERPDTRDLLRRMRRVDPNQARRYRQRTGE; this is encoded by the coding sequence ATGGATAAGGTCTTACAGTTTGAACGACGGACGAAGCCGGTCGATCCGGGAGGACCTGGTCCGGGTGATGATGGCGATGGTGGCCCCGCGCGCCCGAAGGTGGAGCGGCCAGATACACGCGATTTGCTGCGGCGCATGCGGCGCGTTGATCCCAATCAGGCGCGGCGCTATCGCCAGCGTACAGGCGAGTAG
- a CDS encoding proteasome accessory factor PafA2 family protein — translation MTRLFGIETEYGITIDEVDKVDVVEESMQLIRCYQQGAFVPLWDYRLENPRRDERGFEVKNLLNDADEKVHLQQDRKRKIPFKELKSDLIIYNGSRFYNDHTHPEYSTGECTSLFELVAQDKAGERIVDICAQRRTEMLDQGVVRMYKNNTDFEGHSYGCHENYLMDRSVPFERILEGLLLFFPTRQIFCGAGKVGVEREDRAPIYQLSQRAEFFEVIASVDTMHKRPVVNTRDEPHADAAQYRRLHVIVGDANMSEYITALKVGSTALVIDLIEADCLPDYRLKDPIAAMKNIARDQSHAWLVEVEGPGHRLVPAVEIQDAFLALARREFAGRDQETDWVLSAWEDVIEKLSRDPMDLVGVCDWVTKKWLIDSFCEAENLAWDNPDDLFWMQSQDLEYSNVDRDAGLYYLLESQGQVVRLVGDDEVAAAMSEPPSGTRAYFRGRSLEKFGDYVSSINWDRIVFKRNGRQHAVDMKLLVDEERVQRYNEVLDSSETLESFLEALEKV, via the coding sequence ATGACTCGTTTATTCGGTATAGAAACGGAATATGGGATCACGATTGACGAGGTGGATAAGGTCGATGTGGTCGAAGAGTCGATGCAGTTGATTCGATGCTATCAGCAAGGGGCTTTTGTTCCGTTGTGGGATTATCGGCTGGAGAATCCCCGGCGGGATGAGCGGGGGTTTGAGGTTAAAAATCTGTTGAATGATGCCGATGAAAAGGTGCATTTGCAACAGGACCGCAAGCGCAAGATTCCGTTTAAAGAATTGAAGAGCGATTTGATTATTTACAATGGTTCCCGGTTTTACAACGATCACACGCATCCGGAGTATTCAACGGGTGAGTGCACGAGTTTGTTCGAGCTTGTGGCGCAGGATAAGGCGGGGGAGCGCATTGTGGATATTTGCGCGCAGCGGCGCACGGAGATGCTCGATCAGGGCGTTGTGCGGATGTATAAGAATAATACGGATTTCGAAGGGCACAGCTATGGATGTCACGAGAATTATTTGATGGATCGCTCGGTGCCTTTCGAGCGTATATTAGAGGGGTTGTTGCTGTTTTTTCCCACGCGGCAGATTTTTTGTGGGGCTGGGAAGGTGGGTGTTGAGCGGGAGGATCGCGCACCGATTTATCAGTTGTCGCAACGCGCGGAGTTTTTTGAGGTGATCGCGAGTGTGGATACGATGCACAAGCGTCCGGTTGTGAATACGCGCGATGAACCCCACGCAGATGCGGCGCAATATCGCCGGTTGCACGTGATTGTGGGCGATGCCAATATGTCGGAGTATATTACGGCGCTCAAGGTGGGGTCAACGGCGCTGGTGATCGATTTGATTGAGGCGGATTGTTTGCCCGATTATCGGCTGAAGGATCCGATTGCGGCGATGAAGAATATCGCCCGGGATCAGTCGCATGCGTGGCTGGTAGAGGTCGAGGGTCCCGGCCATCGCCTCGTTCCCGCGGTTGAAATTCAGGATGCGTTTTTGGCTCTGGCACGACGCGAGTTTGCCGGGCGGGATCAGGAGACGGATTGGGTGTTGTCTGCGTGGGAAGATGTGATAGAGAAGTTGAGCCGCGATCCAATGGATCTGGTGGGGGTGTGCGATTGGGTGACGAAGAAGTGGCTGATCGATAGTTTTTGCGAGGCGGAGAATCTGGCGTGGGATAATCCCGATGATTTGTTCTGGATGCAGAGTCAGGATCTGGAATATAGCAATGTGGATCGGGATGCGGGGTTGTATTATTTGCTGGAGTCGCAGGGGCAGGTGGTGCGTCTGGTCGGCGATGATGAGGTGGCAGCGGCAATGTCGGAACCGCCTTCGGGTACGCGGGCGTATTTTCGAGGGCGCAGTTTGGAGAAGTTCGGCGATTATGTGTCGTCGATTAACTGGGATCGCATTGTGTTTAAGCGCAATGGTCGCCAGCATGCGGTGGATATGAAATTATTGGTGGATGAAGAGCGGGTGCAGCGTTATAATGAGGTACTCGATAGTTCGGAGACGTTGGAGAGTTTTTTAGAGGCGTTAGAGAAAGTGTGA
- a CDS encoding AAA family ATPase, which translates to MQHTFQSLSIIDQILMTMDETDRRRPLLYQLRRQLQEDEITFEDARRTIVELEGALEKVTAPANRVGTLLSPPENGIAYITVGGAEYYANVDSRLDERRLKVGTRVLVNEAFAVVGDMGESPSGTVGKIVDVLDDGRLQVGQEHGSQTHVLLRGADLEAEALKAGEEVRIDPHFRVALEKMPHSEVKDFYLEEVPDLPWEKIGGQKDAIQAIKDTIEMPVLHPELFKRFQYSTPKGFLLYGPPGCGKTLIGKATAYNLEKQVQEDGLNLKACFMHIKGPEILNMWLGESERKVREIFSQAREKRREGFLPVVFIDEAESVLGTRRAIRSHNISNTVVPMFCSEMDGIDSLQDVVIILTSNRPDLIDPAILRPGRIDRKIKVLRPDEDAAREILGIYLTADLPLSEDALNAHDGDVRAAVDDLVARTIAEIYARRDDTRFLEVLLRSGRKEVLSRGDLCSGAILESIVQRAKEIAIKRCIASGAEDGIGFDDLLVGIETEYSENEIFPPTDNTEDWLKLLDYDPENVVRAVPIRPRRERRISRHGVV; encoded by the coding sequence ATGCAGCATACGTTTCAGTCGCTGTCGATTATCGATCAAATTTTGATGACGATGGATGAGACGGATCGACGGCGGCCCCTGTTGTACCAGTTGCGCCGGCAGCTTCAGGAAGATGAGATTACATTTGAGGATGCGAGGCGCACGATTGTGGAGTTGGAAGGGGCGCTGGAGAAGGTGACGGCACCGGCAAATCGGGTTGGTACGTTGCTGTCGCCGCCGGAAAATGGCATCGCGTACATTACGGTGGGGGGGGCGGAGTATTACGCCAATGTGGATTCCCGGTTGGATGAGCGACGTTTGAAGGTGGGGACGCGGGTGCTGGTAAATGAGGCGTTTGCCGTGGTGGGCGATATGGGCGAGTCTCCGTCGGGTACGGTGGGTAAAATTGTCGATGTGCTGGATGATGGGCGTTTGCAGGTGGGGCAAGAACACGGTTCACAGACGCATGTTTTGCTGCGGGGAGCAGATCTGGAGGCCGAGGCTTTGAAGGCGGGCGAAGAGGTGCGGATCGATCCGCATTTTCGCGTGGCGCTGGAGAAGATGCCGCATTCCGAGGTTAAGGATTTTTATCTGGAGGAAGTTCCGGATTTGCCGTGGGAGAAGATCGGTGGGCAAAAGGATGCGATTCAGGCGATTAAAGATACGATTGAGATGCCGGTGTTGCACCCAGAGTTGTTTAAGCGGTTTCAGTACAGTACGCCCAAGGGATTTTTGCTGTACGGTCCGCCGGGGTGCGGCAAGACGCTGATTGGGAAGGCGACGGCGTACAATCTGGAGAAGCAGGTGCAGGAAGACGGTCTGAATCTCAAGGCGTGTTTTATGCATATTAAGGGTCCTGAGATTTTGAATATGTGGTTGGGAGAGTCCGAGCGCAAGGTGCGCGAGATTTTTTCTCAGGCGCGCGAGAAGCGGCGCGAGGGGTTTTTGCCGGTGGTGTTTATCGACGAGGCAGAGTCGGTGTTAGGGACGCGGCGGGCGATTCGGTCGCACAATATTTCAAATACGGTTGTGCCGATGTTCTGTTCCGAGATGGACGGGATCGATTCCCTGCAAGATGTGGTGATTATTTTGACGTCCAATCGTCCAGATTTGATCGATCCGGCAATTTTGCGCCCGGGGCGTATTGATCGCAAGATCAAGGTGCTGCGTCCGGATGAGGATGCCGCGCGCGAGATTCTGGGTATTTATTTGACGGCCGATTTGCCGCTGTCAGAGGATGCGTTAAACGCGCACGATGGCGATGTACGGGCAGCGGTTGACGATCTTGTGGCGCGCACGATAGCAGAGATATATGCCAGGCGCGATGATACGCGCTTTTTAGAGGTGTTGCTCAGAAGCGGTCGCAAGGAGGTGTTGAGCCGCGGAGATCTGTGTAGTGGGGCTATTCTCGAGTCTATTGTGCAGCGCGCGAAGGAGATTGCGATTAAGCGGTGTATTGCGTCGGGCGCAGAAGATGGGATTGGTTTTGACGATTTGCTCGTGGGAATAGAGACCGAGTACAGCGAGAATGAGATTTTCCCGCCGACGGATAATACAGAGGATTGGTTGAAGTTGCTGGATTACGATCCGGAAAATGTGGTGCGCGCAGTGCCGATTCGCCCCAGGCGAGAGCGACGCATCTCAAGGCATGGCGTGGTTTGA
- a CDS encoding Gfo/Idh/MocA family oxidoreductase, translating into MEKVRMGLIGCGGNMSGHIRRLMNMQDVEIVALADPSDESFARLYERVPETEALPRFADHREMLQEVEMDATEISTPHTLHFEQIMDSLDKGLHVLTEKPMVCTVDHAFQVMDKAEEVDRVLMVSYQRHLAPTFRFIRNQIQAGEIGEVQFIQAMQDQHWYENQQGKWRQVHALSGGGQLNDSGSHLLDIVLWMVDQAPTRVSAFMDNLDTEVDINSALSIVFENGALANFSIVGTGPGPGMWEDITIWGTKGAIYSRNGKLTCKYGGSAPVEVNADSLPSRFVSPDQNFVDAILGRDEVQVPPVCGLRVIQLTEAAWESAEKNGRPVRVKRTRSRKWEV; encoded by the coding sequence ATGGAGAAGGTGCGAATGGGCTTGATCGGGTGCGGTGGCAATATGAGCGGTCATATCAGGCGTTTGATGAATATGCAGGATGTGGAGATTGTGGCGCTTGCAGATCCGAGTGATGAGAGTTTTGCGCGGTTGTACGAACGCGTGCCAGAGACAGAGGCGTTGCCGAGGTTTGCAGATCACAGGGAGATGTTGCAAGAGGTGGAGATGGATGCGACCGAGATTTCTACGCCGCATACGTTGCATTTTGAACAGATTATGGATAGCCTGGATAAGGGTCTGCATGTGCTGACGGAGAAGCCGATGGTTTGTACGGTTGATCACGCGTTTCAGGTGATGGATAAGGCAGAGGAGGTGGATCGCGTTTTGATGGTGTCTTATCAACGGCATCTGGCGCCGACGTTTCGGTTTATTCGGAATCAGATTCAGGCTGGGGAGATCGGAGAGGTTCAGTTTATTCAGGCGATGCAAGACCAGCACTGGTATGAGAATCAACAGGGGAAGTGGCGACAGGTTCACGCGCTGTCGGGCGGGGGTCAGTTGAACGATTCGGGGAGTCATTTGCTGGATATTGTGCTGTGGATGGTGGATCAGGCACCCACGCGCGTGTCGGCGTTTATGGATAATCTGGATACAGAGGTGGATATCAATTCGGCGCTGTCGATTGTGTTTGAGAATGGCGCGCTGGCGAATTTTTCTATTGTGGGTACAGGTCCGGGTCCGGGGATGTGGGAAGATATTACGATTTGGGGCACGAAGGGGGCGATTTATTCTCGCAATGGGAAGTTGACGTGTAAATACGGTGGCAGCGCACCCGTGGAGGTCAATGCAGATAGTTTGCCTTCGCGGTTTGTAAGTCCAGATCAAAATTTTGTGGATGCAATTTTGGGACGCGATGAAGTTCAGGTGCCGCCGGTGTGCGGTTTGCGCGTGATTCAGTTGACGGAGGCCGCATGGGAGTCGGCAGAAAAAAACGGTCGCCCGGTGCGGGTGAAGCGGACGAGAAGTAGGAAGTGGGAAGTGTGA
- a CDS encoding T9SS type A sorting domain-containing protein produces the protein MFLKRGLLFFSALAFLAFAGQASAGPNANATVSIDLITDGGAGNQTDDGVHAGNVSGQGTKIAVEVFAKGVTTSLVGVKIEFDFKSEELKLDKVENSAFLFAIPEATGVNFAATAPVSLPESGFLGRAEFSTVADVTDMEFHLGIKAVTLAESAASSDVIAPEMMAMMSTINFNVKPRLMTDMSMMDMSMMIPVPPGGTGSVVVTAVNFAADATITFDVQGEMIEMVQSMMDGAKLTLTASGPAKVTVTASDGMTTTDPITIEFVEVRLPSLDAVVGMDMMNMMDDGMLSASAGANEEIAIEVFAGDVEGGLGGASIVFMVDPASAATITDFAPAEGMTLLGISGNQIDVGAEEAVMLSNGGFLGTLKLMTGAEEMPFSVGVASFRGVLASGEESMLPVPAPVLYNHGPGLDVSPGLINTIPRGGTAVVTVTALRFPEGATVTFTVDLLEGVGDDPQSTIEHSVDGNVLTLTAAGYVSSVVKVTASDGMMEALEVTIQFTEQVAVELSSFVGSVVEDRVVINWTTASQTNNAGFRVLRSTDGETYEAVSELISGAGTTDQLMDYMFEDNSLPAAEIVYYVLEQIDLDGTVNLSNPIEVLLGARFTLPTEFSSAVYPNPFNPRTTISYELPTDTAVSVIIYDAIGQEIRQLVSQHYTAGRYSVQWDAKDHMGRSVGSGVYIAKIKAGPNTAIQKMLLLK, from the coding sequence ATGTTTTTGAAAAGAGGATTGTTATTTTTTTCTGCCCTTGCATTTCTGGCGTTTGCGGGTCAAGCCTCTGCTGGTCCCAATGCAAATGCGACGGTGTCGATTGATTTGATTACCGATGGCGGAGCAGGCAATCAGACGGACGATGGCGTTCATGCTGGCAATGTCTCTGGACAGGGCACAAAAATTGCAGTTGAGGTTTTCGCCAAGGGCGTGACCACGTCGCTGGTCGGTGTGAAGATCGAATTTGATTTTAAATCTGAAGAGTTAAAGCTCGATAAGGTCGAGAATAGCGCGTTTCTGTTTGCTATTCCAGAGGCGACGGGCGTAAATTTTGCAGCGACTGCGCCTGTTTCACTGCCCGAGTCCGGTTTTCTTGGACGCGCCGAGTTTTCTACTGTGGCAGATGTGACGGATATGGAATTCCATCTGGGCATTAAAGCGGTGACGCTTGCCGAAAGTGCAGCGTCGAGCGATGTCATCGCGCCAGAGATGATGGCGATGATGAGTACGATTAACTTTAATGTCAAGCCCAGGCTGATGACAGATATGTCTATGATGGATATGTCTATGATGATTCCGGTGCCGCCAGGTGGCACGGGGTCGGTCGTGGTAACGGCGGTGAATTTTGCCGCGGATGCGACGATTACGTTTGATGTACAGGGCGAAATGATCGAGATGGTTCAGTCCATGATGGATGGTGCCAAGCTGACGTTGACGGCGAGTGGCCCGGCAAAGGTGACGGTGACGGCGAGTGATGGCATGACGACGACCGATCCGATTACGATTGAGTTTGTCGAAGTGAGGCTCCCCTCACTGGATGCCGTTGTCGGCATGGACATGATGAATATGATGGATGATGGCATGCTCTCGGCCAGTGCCGGTGCCAATGAAGAGATTGCTATTGAGGTGTTTGCAGGTGATGTAGAAGGTGGTCTCGGCGGTGCGAGTATTGTGTTTATGGTTGATCCGGCTTCTGCGGCAACGATCACGGATTTTGCGCCTGCTGAAGGTATGACGCTGCTGGGTATTTCCGGCAATCAGATCGATGTCGGTGCCGAAGAAGCGGTGATGCTGTCCAATGGTGGTTTTTTGGGTACGCTGAAGCTGATGACGGGTGCCGAGGAGATGCCTTTTTCAGTTGGCGTTGCGTCGTTTAGAGGCGTTCTCGCTTCCGGCGAGGAATCGATGCTACCTGTGCCTGCTCCGGTGTTGTATAACCACGGTCCGGGTCTGGATGTGTCACCTGGTCTCATCAATACAATCCCGCGCGGTGGCACTGCGGTGGTTACGGTTACAGCCTTGCGTTTTCCCGAAGGGGCTACGGTTACGTTCACTGTAGATCTCCTAGAAGGTGTGGGCGATGATCCACAATCCACGATTGAACATTCGGTCGATGGTAATGTCCTGACTTTGACAGCCGCTGGTTATGTTTCTTCGGTTGTGAAGGTGACAGCCTCGGATGGTATGATGGAAGCTCTTGAGGTCACCATTCAATTTACCGAGCAGGTGGCGGTTGAGTTGTCGTCATTTGTCGGTTCGGTGGTTGAAGACCGCGTGGTGATTAATTGGACCACGGCTTCGCAGACCAATAATGCGGGTTTCCGCGTGCTTCGCAGCACGGATGGAGAGACCTACGAGGCGGTTAGCGAGCTTATCTCTGGTGCTGGTACGACCGATCAGTTGATGGATTATATGTTTGAGGATAATAGTCTTCCCGCTGCTGAGATCGTTTATTATGTTCTCGAGCAGATTGATCTGGATGGGACGGTTAACCTTTCGAATCCGATTGAGGTGCTGTTGGGCGCGCGTTTCACCCTGCCCACAGAGTTTTCTTCGGCTGTTTATCCCAATCCGTTTAACCCGAGGACGACGATTTCCTACGAGTTGCCCACTGACACAGCTGTGTCCGTCATTATTTACGATGCGATTGGGCAGGAGATTCGTCAACTCGTGAGCCAGCATTATACGGCGGGTCGCTATAGTGTCCAGTGGGATGCTAAGGACCATATGGGCCGCAGCGTTGGTAGTGGCGTTTATATCGCCAAGATCAAAGCGGGTCCAAATACCGCGATCCAGAAGATGCTGCTGTTGAAGTAG